DNA from Asanoa sp. WMMD1127:
TCGCCGTTCGAGCCGGAGGACATCCAGCAGCTGGTCACCACCAGCCGGGCGGCGGTGGGTGGCCCGGCCGCGCCGCCACCGTTCAGTCCGAGCGTGGTCGAGCACCTGGCCGACCTGACGGCCGGCGTACCCCGATTGATCGTCGATCTGTCGCACCGCCTCGTCCGGGCGACGCCGGCGACGGCGGCGACCATCGACGACACCGCGATCCAGACCGCCGCGCAGGCCTATGTGGTCGAGCGACACGGGGCGTTCTTCGCCGAGGAGATCCGGCGCACCCTGGTCGAGCGGCGGTGGAAGGTCGAGACCAACCGCTACGTCGGTCTCAGTTCGGACTCCCATGTGGACTTCTGGGTCGCCGAGTCCGACGGCGGTGAGGGTTGCGCGATCCTGGTCGCCGACAACGTGATCAGCCCGGCTGAGATCACGCACCAGCGCGACCGCATCTTCACCGTCAAGGAGGGCCTGCCCACGGGCGAGATCCTGCTGGTCGTCAAGGGCTTCCTCGCCCAGGAGGCGGATCGCCAGCTGACCGACCTGACCGGCCGGGCGCCACTGGTCGCGCAGCCGGGCCGGGTCGGTCGCGACCTCACCCGGCTGGTCGAGCGCATCCTCGCGTCGTTCACCGCGCAGGACGCGGTCGAGCGGGTCGGCAACCGGCTCGACCGGCTGGGCCAGCACCAGGCGACGATGCATCAATATGTGGCCCAGCTCGCGCTGTCGATGAACGAGCTGCGGACCGCCAACGAGAAGCAGCTCGCGGAGCTGATGGACCGGCTCGAGGAGCAGCCGCGGGCCGTCGCGGCCGAGGAGACCGCCACGCGGCTCCCGGAGGCCGTCGAGGCGATGCTGGCCGACGCCCTCTACGTGCTCGACGAGCTGCTCAAACGGGTCGACATGCTGTTCACCGACGCGCTGCACGTCGCACCCGACCGGGCCCGTGACACCCGGATGTCGCTGCGCGCCCGACTACGCCAGCGCAACACCGCGCCGGCGGCCGGTGTGGTCGCGCTGCTCCAGCGCCTGATCACCGCGTTCCGCACGGAGCTGCGGCTCTGGTGGGCGCGCGAGGCGGAGAAGCCGCCCTCGACCCGCGACGTCCGCACGCTCGACGCTTTGTGCGTGACCTACGCGGTGGCCTGCGAATATCTGCCGCTGTTCCACCTCGACGAGCTGCGCCACGTCACGACCCGCTTCGTCGGCGACCCCGACGACCCGCAGGCCGACCGCGCCACCGACGTCCGCGCCTCGGACCTCTTCCCCACCCTCGCCGGCCGGGTCCAGACCGAGCTCAACGCCCCCAGCGCGGTCCGCCGCCGTTAGAGATCGGCCAGCCGGGCGCTCAGCTCGGCGAACCGGTCCTCGACGCTGGCCACATAGGACTGGGTCAGGGTCACGCCGAGCAGCTGGCGGCCGCCGCCCAGCCAGCGGTTCATCACCACGCCGTCTTCGACGTCGAGCACGACCGACTTCGCGGACCGGCCCAGCACCGGGTAGACCAGCCGGCGCAGGTCGCGCAGGTCGCCGTCGAGATCGGTGTGGAAGCCCCAGTAGACCCGGCGGAGCCGGGCCGGCGTCGTGTCGCCGTGGGTCTCGAGCTGGGCCAGCCCGCCGAAGCAGTCGACCGCGCAGGCCGTGCCATCGCCGCCCTGGTAGAGCACGTATTGCAGGCGTTCGTCGACCGCCGCCCGGCACACCTCGAGGACCTCCGCCGCACCCGTGCCGGTGATGACCGGCTGACCGGTCGGTGGCCGCAGCTCGACGCCGGCCGGGATGGGCTGGAAGCCGCCCGGGTTCTGGTCTTCTAGCCCGAACAGCTCCCGCGCCTCCGAGACGAGCCCGGCCAGCGCCCGGTCGGCCTCCTGCACCTCGGGCGCCACCGTGACGGTCGGCTCGGCGGGCTGGTCGCGCAGGCAGAACCCGGCGAGATAGCCACGACCGGGGATCGCGTAGGCCAGCACGGCGCCGCGCGGTGTCTCGAGAACCAGCCGGATCAGCGCGCCGGTGCGGGCCACCTGGAGCTTGTCGTGCAGGTCGAGGCAGGAGCCCACGACACCCTGGACGGCGATCCGGGCCTGCCGGCGGCGCACCGGGTCGATCTCGAACTGGTCGATCGAGAACGCCAGGTCACCGTCGGCGACCAGGCTCAGGTGGGTCACGTTGGGGATCCGCCGCGCGAGCTCGGCCGACGAGAACAGCAGGTCGTGAAAGTCGTCCACCGGAGGCGGATCGATGTGGACACCCGCGAAGGCCTGCGTCACGCCTCACACCTCCGGCACGTCGATGTCGATGAACAGCGTCAGCGGCACCCGGCGCGGGCCGCCGCTGACATATTCGGCCGCCGCCCGGGTGTAGGGGTGGCCGTTGCCGAGGAACTCCTCGCACAGCCCGAAGCTGTGCAGCGCGGCATCGTCGCGGCCGCCGGTCATCCCGCCGAGGTTGAGCTGGGCGGCGAGCACCCAGGGATGGACCTCGCCGAGCCGGCCCGCGAGACCCTCGACGGCCTGCTGGGCCTGCGCCCGTGCCTCGTCGCCGCGCTGCGCGCCCCACAGCGTCACGGCCAGGTTGGCCCGGGCGACCTCGATGAACGGGTGCGCCGCGACCAGCGCCTCGGTGTAGCCGTCGAGGCACAGCTCCGCGAGGTCCTTGGCCTCTTCGAACTCGCCCAGCCGGAACAGGTCCATGGCGAGGCTGAGGCGGGCGGCCTGCGTACGCGGATGGTTGGCGCCGAAGGTGTGGCGGTAGCCGTTGACGGCCTCGTTGTCGAGCTGGCGCGCCACCGCGTAACGCCCGAGCCGGCGCTCGGCCACCGCCAGATGTCCCTTGATCCGCAGCACGTCGGGATGGTTGGCGGACTGGAACTTGCGGACCCGGTCGAGGGCGGCGTAGAGCCGGCGACTGGCCTCGCCGTAGCGACCGAGCTCGCGCTGGAACCCGGCCGCCGCGGCCATCGACCACCAGGTCAGCGGATCGTCTGGGCCGAAGAGGGCCTCGCGTCGGGTCAGCGTGTCCTGCTCGAAGAAGAAGGCCCGCTCCGGGTAGCCCGCGAGGAAGCACGAGCTGGCCAGGTTGTGGCTGGCCTGCAGCGTCTGCGGGTGGTCCTCGCCGAAGAGCTCGCGGTAGCGGTGCCAGGTGCCCTGGTCCTGCGCGAGCGCCTCGGCGAACTGGCCGAGGCCGCGCAGGTCGCCACTCATTCCCCGGCGGGCGTTGAGCACCCGCACGGAGCGGGAGCTGCGTCCTTTGAGGACACCGTCGAGCAGCCGCTGGTCCTCGGCGAGCGACTCGTGCGGCCGGCCCATCAGCCGCAGCAGGTCGGCCCGGTAGGTGGCGAGCTGGATGGACAGCGACTCGCGCGGTGACTCGCCGCCCGTCCAGGCGACCAGAGCCGTCTCGGTGAGCGCCAACAGCTGGGCCCGGGCCACCGCGTCGTCGTCGTCGGAGGTCCAGCGCAGCTGGGCCAGCACCCAGCGCCGGACCGGCCACTCGGTGGAGACCAGCGCGCCGGAGGGCTGCAGGTGCGGCCGCAGCTCGGCCAGCACCTCGACGTCGCCCAGGCGCCCGGCGGCATAGCCGGCCAGCCCGCGGCATGCCTGCTCGCGGCGGTGCTCCTGCTCCTCGGGCGACATCGCGCCCCGGACCATCGCCCGGACCAGCCCGTGCATCCGCAGGTCGGACTCGGCGCCCCAGAACACCGCGAACAGCTCGAGCCGCTGGCCGAGCCAGATCACCTGGTCGAGGTCGAACGGCTCGTCGAGCAGGTCGCCGGCGTCGCCGTCGGCGGCCGCCGCCGCGATCTGCTCGACCATCGCCGGCCAGCGCAGCAGCGACAGGCTCACCCGGGCCGGGTCGAGGAAGCAGCACAGCTCGGCCACCCGCCGGGTGAGCCGGCCGAGCGGATGCCGGTCGAGCTCGGCGAGGGTCAGCGCCACGATCGCGCTGAACGACGCGCCGCCGGCCTCGGTCAGGCGCTCGCGGACGTCGTCGGCCGCCGCGGAGGCGGCCTCCGAGGCGGAGCTGCCGACGCGCAGCTCGCGCCCGGCGGCCAGCTGCCGGACCAGCGCGCCGACCAGGTGCAGGCTCAGCGGCGCCCGGCCGGTCGCGCCGATCAGCTTCTCGCCCTCGACACCGGGCAGGGCCGGCGCGTAGCCACGCAGGATGGCCACCGCCTCGGCGACCGTCAGTGGTTTGACGACGACGTGCTTGTTGACCGACGCCCACAGGTTGGGCAACCGGTTGGCGGCCTGTGGCTGCGCGGTGATCACGATGTGGCCGAAGCCCTCGGTGGGCAACAGGGACGCGAGCGTGTCGACGTCGTCGGCGGCGTCGTAGACCAGCAGCGTGCGCCCGGGCGGCGCCGACCGCAGCGCCTCGAAGGTCGCGGCCACCATGTCGGCCGACGGCTCGACCCCCATCACGTAGCCGAGCCTGGTCAGGCTGGCCCGGACCGCCTGCTCGTCGCCGGCCGGAATCCACCAGACCACGTCGTAGTCGTAGGCGAAGTTGTGTGCGTAGGCCTGGGCGATCGCGCTCTTGCCCACGCCGGCCTCACCGGCCAGCACCACCACGCCGACGGTCTCCGACTCGACCAGCGCGGTGCGGATCTCCTCGAGGTAGGCATCGCGGCCGACCATGCGCGTGCTCGCCCGCGGCACGGAGAAGTGCTTGTCACCGGCGGACGCCTCGGCGAGCGGGAAGCGCTGCCGCGACTCGCGACCCGCGACCTCGACCATGCGGTCGCCCATGCCGAACGCGGCCAGCAGCCGTTTGAGGGCGTCGGCCTCGACCGGTGTGGTCAGGTCGACGGTGCGGGCCAGCGGGAACGCGTCGTGCCGGCTCGGCTCGACGTTGAGCAGCACCGTCTCGAGCGCCTCGGCGCCGGGTGACGCGCGCAGGTGGTCACTGACCTCGGCCGCGACCGGCGCGGCGGCGAACGCGGACGAGCCGATCAACACGAGCAGAGCCCGGTCGGGGCCGGCCAGCCACTCGCGCTGCTGTTGCCAGGCGCCGACCTCGAAGCCGAGCAGGCGCAGCTGTTCGCTGACCCAGTCGGCCCAGGGCCGGTCGGCGGGCGCGTAGGCCAGCAGGGCCCGGGTGTTGATATCGCGGGCGTCGCCGGTCAGGCTCCGCCGGTAGCGTTGCCGCACCGGCGCCGGGATCGGCGGCAGGCTGGGGATCTCGCGGTCGGTGACGAACCAGACCAGGTCGGCGAACGCCTCGAACACGCCCGCGGTGCGGGGTGTCGGGGTCGGCTCGTCGAGCAGGATGCTCAGCGCGTCGCCCGCCGCCGCGAGCTCAGGCACCTTGACCACCCGGTCGGCGAAGGCGGGGCCCAGCCGGCTGAACGCCTGACGGATCTCGCCGATCGTCTGGCTGGCCCGCGGGAGGACCCGGGCGTCGAACGGCACGGCCACGGCGGCCGTGCGGCGCGGCCGGCTCGCGGCGTCGCGGATGCTCAACGCGGCCTTGACCGCGTCGCGGATCGGCGCGTATTGCGGCTGGAAGCAGATGACGACCGCGTCGGTCAGGCCCGCGATCAGCGCGGTGTGGGTCTCGGACGCGGCCGGCAGCCCGACGAGGATGACGTCGTAGCGGGTGCGCCGAAGCGCCGCCCGGACCTCGCCGCTGGGCACCGTTTCCAGGCGGTCGCCGCGGAGCACGGAAAAGGGCCGGCTGGAGCCGAGCAGATCGAGACTCCCGCGCCCGACCGGAAGGATGTATCGGGAGAGTGACAACGGATTGTCGATGAATTGGCTCACCAGCCGGGCGGCCTCGGCGTCGAGAAGATCATTTGGATCGCTGACGCTCATCAGGAACGGGTCGAGAAAGCCGCGGACCAGTTCACTGTCGGCGCCCGAGTCGATCACGAGCACTTTCTTGTCGACGTGGCAGAGCGCGACCGCGGTGTTGGCGATCAGCCGCGTGACGCCGACCTCGGGGCTCGAAGCGGCGAACGTGACGATCGTGGGCGCCGCTGGGCTTCGGTCGGTCATCGACTGTCCACCTCGGTCAGGAAGCTTCGGGGGACTCCATTCTCCCGTCGACCATCATGTTCTGGAACCCATAAAAAGCGGGTGATGCTCCGTCGTTCTCGTGCAGTAGTCGCCGCAACGAAGAGAGCAACGCCGTTTCCGGCAAATCGTCTAGACCCTCCAGGCCCCTGCCCTGGAGGTCCAAGAGATCCGAGATAAGATCGGCGTCCTCACGACCCATGCACCGACCACCGCCTTGGCCTCGCGCGCGATAATGAACCGCGCCATCATAGTCCCTGCGATCTTTCGGCAACCGCACCTAGGACGCATCGCGGAGGCGATTCGGACGTGGCGATTCCAGCGACCCATCGCCTGAGCCAGACGACCTTCACCGCACTGTGCGGCGGCGGGGGCGGGCCGGCCACGATCCGCCAACTGCGCGCGGCCCAACGCAGCAAGACCATTCTGGCGATCGGCGCCGTCGTCGCGCTCGCGGAGGAGACCCGACACCCACATCGGACCCTGACCGCCGACGCGTACGCCCTGCTGCGGGAGCTGGAGGCCGACCGGCCGGCGGCGGTCGGCGCGGCGCTCGACTACCCGTCCGTCGGTGCCTGGGCGCTGCGCACCGCGCATGCCCTGCACCGCGGCGACCACACCGGCGCCGAGCCGGCCTGGCTCGGCGCGGTCGCCGCGACGGCCGCGGTGCGGGCGGGCGCCACCGCCCGGTTGTCCGTCCAACCACGACAGCGCGGTCACCTGCCACTGCCCTCACTCGGCGTCTGCACCGCGCTCGACCCCGCGGCGCCGGTCGAGTTCGTGTCCGGGAGCGACGGCGCCGAGCTGCGCACCGGGCACCGCCGGATCAAGGTCGGCGCCGATCCACAGTGGTCCGCCGTGCCGTGGCTGCGGGCGGCCCACGGCGAGCTGGCCGTCGACCTGCGGTTCGACCACCTCGACGCCGACGACGCGCCGGCGCCGGCCGGTGCCGACCCGCGCACCGCCGCCGCCTGGGCCGAGCGGGTCAACCCGGCCTGGCAGGTGCTGGTCGACCGGCACCATCCGGTGGCCGTCGAGTTCGCGGAGGCCATCTCGGTCCTGGCGCCGTTGACGGATCCACCGGCCGGCACGGTCAGCGCCACGGGCCGCCACGCGTTCGGCGCGATCGCCATGTCGACCCCCGCCTCACCCCGCTCCGTGGCGGTCACCTTCGCCCATGAGCTGCAGCACGCCAAGCTGTCCGCGGTGATGGACCTGTTCCCGCTGGTCTCGGGCGACCCGGGCGGTCGGCACTACGCGCCCTGGCGGCCCGACCCACGACCGTTGATCGGCCTGGTCCACGGCGTCTACGCCCACCTCGCGATCGCCGACTTCTGGCGCCGCGAGCTCCGCACGCCCGACGGCGAGCTGTCGCTGGTCGCCTTCGAGTTCGTCCGCTGGCGCGACGCCGTGCGCGACACCGCGGCCCGCCTCGCCGGCAACGACCGCCTGACCGACCTCGGCCGCCGCCTGATCCACGGCGTGCTGGCCGAGGTCGACGGCTGGCAGGCGGAGGTGCCGGCGGGGGCGGCCGCCCGCGCCCGGGCGGCGGCCGCCGACCACCGCGACCGCTGGGTCCGGGCCCACGGCCCGATCAGCTGACACGACGCCGGCGAACAGAACTGGTCAACCGGAACTCGTACACACTGCTTCGATGGGGATGGATGAGCGCACCACGCGAGTTCGAGAGGTACGCCACCGGCTCGGGCGCGACGGTCCGCGGTCGACGCGGCCGCACCAACGGGACTTCGAGACCGTCACGTTGCCCGAGCGGGACTGCGATCTGCTTCGAGACCTGCTGATCTCCGAGCGAGCCGAGACGGTCATCGAAATCGGGCTCGCATACGCCAGCTCCGCCCTCGCGATCGGGGAGGCGCTCGTCGCGATCGACCCACCACGGCCCCGCCACGTCATCATCGATCCCTTCCAAGATCGCGCCTATTCCGACGTTGGTTGGGATCTACTGCAAGCTGCGGGACTCGACTCGATCGCCAGCCTCATCCGGGCCGGGTCCTCCACCGCACTTCCCGAACTTCTCACCGAAGGCTTCGTCGCCGACGCGGCGTTCGTGGACGGTAGCCACCGCTTCCACGAGGTCTTCGTGGACCTCTACTTCCTGCGAAAGATCGTCCGACCGGGCGGGCTGATCGTGCTGGACGACGACTGGACGCTCTCCGTGCGCACTGCGGTGCGGTACTTCGAGCGGAACCTGGGCTGGACGGCGATCTCCGACCCCTTCACCGGCGGAACCCTGCGCCACATCAACGACGACCCAACCGCCGAGGCGGTGCCTCGCTGCCGCGCCCTCCGGCTTCCCGACACGTCGGCCGAGCCGCCCTTCGAGCAGTTTCATCCCTTCTAGCGCACTCCGCAGCTCCCCGCCGCCGCGGCTCATAGGAGGTGAGCCCGCAACTCAAGGAGGTCGTCCGAGAAGCTTGCCGCGAGGATCGGCAACGCCATCTCCGTCGAGGCGGTCAACCCGCCGATCTTCGCCGCGCTCCGTTGTGCCGGCTACTGCGGTGGCGCGAGGAACGGGGATGGCAGCGCGGTCCGCGGCGCACGACCTTCGTGCTCCTCGTACGCGTCGCGGACCGGCTTGGGGATGGCGCCGCGATCACCGACCGCGTCGAGTCCGAGCTGGGCGCCGTACCGCTTGGCCCACGCCCGGATCGCGCGGGTCTGCTCCCGCTGGCTCGCCCCTTGCGGCGAGATCACCGTCCGGGCCTGGCGGGCGCCGCCGGGCGTGAGGCGGGTGCCGGCGTCGACGAACGGCTGGAGCGCGCGCCGCAGCTTCCCGGCGTTGGCGCTCGACAGATCGATCTCGAAGGCCGTCCCGTCGAGCGCGAAGCTCACAGTCTCGTTGGCGGTGCTGCCGTCGAGGTCGTCGACGAGCGTCACGATGGTCGACTTTGCCACTTGGACGAACCCCTACCTGGACGAACGATCGTTCATGCTCCCTGCACCGTATCCGATCATCGACCACACGCTGGTCAGCGGACCCATCCACACTCCGACACAAGCCCATCCAGCCCAGCGCTGGCATGTTGAGCTCTACCGGCCGGCCGGCCTAGGGTGCGGCCGGCGGGGTCAGCCGGACGAGGGCGGCCTTGACCAGGGCCTCGGCCTCGGCGACCAGCAGCGGCGGCGACTTCTTGCGGCGCCGGACCGCCCAGGTGTGGTTGAGGTCGTCGACGAAGCGTTGCCGTTCGGTGAGAAAGGCCAGCTCCGGATCGGCGCGCGCCTGGTCCCAGAGCAGCTCCTCGGTGGCGGCCAGCAGCGAGCGGCCCAGGTAGTTCCAGGCGAGCGGCAGGTAGGCCGCCTTCTCGACCCGCTCCGCGGCGCACGAGTAGAGGCAGGCGATCGCGTAGAGCGTCCGGGCGTCGGCTGCGGCCTTCGGTGGCTGCTCGCGCAGCTCCTCGGCGGCGATCGCGGTGGCGGCCAGGTCGCCGGAGAGGAGACCGCACTTCAACCGGCGCACGCGGTGCCGCTCGCGCTCGTCGGCCAGCGCCGTCTCGGTCGTCGAGCCGGCGTTGTCACCAGGGTTGGTGACCAGGCGCTGCTCGGCCTCGCCCCAGCTCTCGGCCGCATCTAGGAACGCCCGGCGCGCCTTGGTCTCG
Protein-coding regions in this window:
- the fxsT gene encoding FxSxx-COOH system tetratricopeptide repeat protein; this encodes MTDRSPAAPTIVTFAASSPEVGVTRLIANTAVALCHVDKKVLVIDSGADSELVRGFLDPFLMSVSDPNDLLDAEAARLVSQFIDNPLSLSRYILPVGRGSLDLLGSSRPFSVLRGDRLETVPSGEVRAALRRTRYDVILVGLPAASETHTALIAGLTDAVVICFQPQYAPIRDAVKAALSIRDAASRPRRTAAVAVPFDARVLPRASQTIGEIRQAFSRLGPAFADRVVKVPELAAAGDALSILLDEPTPTPRTAGVFEAFADLVWFVTDREIPSLPPIPAPVRQRYRRSLTGDARDINTRALLAYAPADRPWADWVSEQLRLLGFEVGAWQQQREWLAGPDRALLVLIGSSAFAAAPVAAEVSDHLRASPGAEALETVLLNVEPSRHDAFPLARTVDLTTPVEADALKRLLAAFGMGDRMVEVAGRESRQRFPLAEASAGDKHFSVPRASTRMVGRDAYLEEIRTALVESETVGVVVLAGEAGVGKSAIAQAYAHNFAYDYDVVWWIPAGDEQAVRASLTRLGYVMGVEPSADMVAATFEALRSAPPGRTLLVYDAADDVDTLASLLPTEGFGHIVITAQPQAANRLPNLWASVNKHVVVKPLTVAEAVAILRGYAPALPGVEGEKLIGATGRAPLSLHLVGALVRQLAAGRELRVGSSASEAASAAADDVRERLTEAGGASFSAIVALTLAELDRHPLGRLTRRVAELCCFLDPARVSLSLLRWPAMVEQIAAAAADGDAGDLLDEPFDLDQVIWLGQRLELFAVFWGAESDLRMHGLVRAMVRGAMSPEEQEHRREQACRGLAGYAAGRLGDVEVLAELRPHLQPSGALVSTEWPVRRWVLAQLRWTSDDDDAVARAQLLALTETALVAWTGGESPRESLSIQLATYRADLLRLMGRPHESLAEDQRLLDGVLKGRSSRSVRVLNARRGMSGDLRGLGQFAEALAQDQGTWHRYRELFGEDHPQTLQASHNLASSCFLAGYPERAFFFEQDTLTRREALFGPDDPLTWWSMAAAAGFQRELGRYGEASRRLYAALDRVRKFQSANHPDVLRIKGHLAVAERRLGRYAVARQLDNEAVNGYRHTFGANHPRTQAARLSLAMDLFRLGEFEEAKDLAELCLDGYTEALVAAHPFIEVARANLAVTLWGAQRGDEARAQAQQAVEGLAGRLGEVHPWVLAAQLNLGGMTGGRDDAALHSFGLCEEFLGNGHPYTRAAAEYVSGGPRRVPLTLFIDIDVPEV
- a CDS encoding HEXXH motif-containing putative peptide modification protein, with protein sequence MAIPATHRLSQTTFTALCGGGGGPATIRQLRAAQRSKTILAIGAVVALAEETRHPHRTLTADAYALLRELEADRPAAVGAALDYPSVGAWALRTAHALHRGDHTGAEPAWLGAVAATAAVRAGATARLSVQPRQRGHLPLPSLGVCTALDPAAPVEFVSGSDGAELRTGHRRIKVGADPQWSAVPWLRAAHGELAVDLRFDHLDADDAPAPAGADPRTAAAWAERVNPAWQVLVDRHHPVAVEFAEAISVLAPLTDPPAGTVSATGRHAFGAIAMSTPASPRSVAVTFAHELQHAKLSAVMDLFPLVSGDPGGRHYAPWRPDPRPLIGLVHGVYAHLAIADFWRRELRTPDGELSLVAFEFVRWRDAVRDTAARLAGNDRLTDLGRRLIHGVLAEVDGWQAEVPAGAAARARAAAADHRDRWVRAHGPIS
- a CDS encoding class I SAM-dependent methyltransferase is translated as MGMDERTTRVREVRHRLGRDGPRSTRPHQRDFETVTLPERDCDLLRDLLISERAETVIEIGLAYASSALAIGEALVAIDPPRPRHVIIDPFQDRAYSDVGWDLLQAAGLDSIASLIRAGSSTALPELLTEGFVADAAFVDGSHRFHEVFVDLYFLRKIVRPGGLIVLDDDWTLSVRTAVRYFERNLGWTAISDPFTGGTLRHINDDPTAEAVPRCRALRLPDTSAEPPFEQFHPF
- a CDS encoding Lsr2 family protein, translated to MAKSTIVTLVDDLDGSTANETVSFALDGTAFEIDLSSANAGKLRRALQPFVDAGTRLTPGGARQARTVISPQGASQREQTRAIRAWAKRYGAQLGLDAVGDRGAIPKPVRDAYEEHEGRAPRTALPSPFLAPPQ